In Vibrio bathopelagicus, the following are encoded in one genomic region:
- the panE gene encoding 2-dehydropantoate 2-reductase, with the protein MNITIVGPGAIGSLWAIKLLQAGHNVSLWGRSADNSMKLSLDEQVSLSFNNHNIEKLSESDLVIFTVKVWQVEEATIPLLQHLDPDTILMFMHNGMGAVDNIATQIDAHPVILATTTQAAFKPNRNNVSHTGIGQTQLGAFNLKGQQCTFLVDVLEHALPAVSWNPELKTALWTKLAINCAINPLTGLEQIKNGELAEQRFSEVLSSIIKELTQVMLAEGITCSFDELEKSVIKVIQATAQNNSSMKQDMFYQRKTEIDFITGHLIKTALKHQIKVPVNKKLFAQVKERENSWNNQD; encoded by the coding sequence GTGAACATCACGATTGTTGGGCCAGGGGCTATTGGCTCTTTGTGGGCGATAAAACTACTTCAAGCGGGTCATAATGTATCTTTGTGGGGCCGCTCCGCAGACAACTCAATGAAACTATCATTGGATGAGCAAGTTTCTCTTTCCTTCAATAATCACAATATCGAAAAGCTATCAGAAAGTGATCTAGTGATCTTCACGGTCAAAGTTTGGCAAGTAGAAGAAGCAACCATTCCACTGCTTCAACATCTCGATCCCGACACCATTCTCATGTTCATGCACAACGGAATGGGCGCGGTCGATAACATAGCGACTCAAATTGATGCTCACCCCGTAATATTGGCGACCACCACTCAAGCGGCATTCAAACCCAATCGCAACAATGTATCCCACACAGGAATAGGCCAAACTCAATTGGGTGCTTTTAACCTCAAGGGTCAACAGTGCACTTTTTTAGTTGATGTGTTGGAACATGCCTTACCTGCCGTGAGTTGGAATCCTGAGTTAAAAACAGCGCTGTGGACTAAGCTCGCCATCAATTGTGCCATCAACCCACTGACAGGGCTGGAACAAATCAAAAACGGGGAGCTTGCTGAGCAAAGATTTAGCGAAGTTCTGAGTTCTATAATTAAAGAACTCACACAAGTGATGCTGGCTGAGGGTATTACTTGTTCCTTCGACGAATTAGAGAAAAGCGTCATCAAGGTTATTCAAGCGACAGCACAAAACAACTCCTCAATGAAGCAAGACATGTTCTACCAACGAAAGACAGAGATCGACTTCATTACTGGACACCTAATAAAAACAGCGCTTAAGCATCAGATAAAGGTTCCAGTTAACAAAAAGCTCTTCGCTCAGGTTAAAGAACGAGAAAATAGCTGGAATAATCAAGATTAG
- the csdA gene encoding cysteine desulfurase CsdA, with translation MLDINHIREQFPALSQTINQQPLIYLDSAATTQKPQVVIDAISQYYSKQNANVHRGSHSLTAQATSQFEAARDKVAQFIGATSSKEIIWTRGATEALNLIAQTYARSTLQPDDEILISEMEHHANIVPWQIVAEQTGAKVIKVPMTSDCEFDLEAFDALLTERTKIVALAQITNVTGSRQPIEQVIEKAHKLDAIVVVDGAQGIVHEPVDVSDLGADFYVFSGHKLYAPAGIGVLYGKLELLEAMPPWHGGGKMVERVSFSGTTFSELPGKFEAGTPNVAGAIALSTAIEWLHQFEQHDVETHIHQLQQKTYQALNQLDDILVVGYRPNSSVITFVMDGVHHQDIATLLDQQGIAVRAGHHCAHPLMDALNVKGTVRISFGIYNNMDDVEKLIAAIEKAVDML, from the coding sequence ATGCTTGATATCAATCACATCCGAGAGCAGTTTCCTGCGCTATCACAAACCATCAACCAACAACCGTTGATTTACTTAGACAGCGCGGCAACGACACAAAAACCTCAGGTGGTTATTGATGCCATTAGCCAATATTACTCCAAGCAAAATGCCAATGTTCACCGCGGTAGTCATAGCTTAACAGCTCAAGCAACCAGTCAATTTGAAGCAGCAAGAGACAAAGTCGCTCAGTTTATCGGCGCGACATCGTCAAAAGAAATTATTTGGACTCGCGGTGCAACCGAAGCACTTAACCTGATCGCTCAAACCTACGCCAGAAGTACACTTCAACCTGACGATGAGATCTTAATTAGCGAAATGGAGCATCACGCCAACATCGTCCCTTGGCAAATCGTAGCTGAACAAACTGGTGCAAAGGTCATCAAAGTACCGATGACATCTGACTGTGAGTTTGATCTCGAGGCATTTGATGCTCTATTAACTGAACGAACCAAGATTGTAGCTCTGGCTCAGATAACAAATGTCACTGGTTCTCGCCAACCGATTGAGCAAGTGATCGAAAAAGCCCATAAGTTGGATGCCATCGTGGTGGTTGATGGTGCGCAAGGTATCGTTCACGAACCGGTTGATGTTTCGGATTTAGGCGCTGATTTCTACGTTTTCTCAGGGCATAAACTCTATGCCCCTGCAGGCATTGGCGTGCTTTACGGTAAGCTTGAATTGTTAGAAGCGATGCCACCTTGGCATGGTGGTGGCAAAATGGTCGAGCGCGTATCTTTCTCTGGCACCACATTTTCTGAACTGCCGGGGAAATTTGAAGCTGGCACGCCAAACGTGGCGGGAGCCATAGCATTAAGTACAGCGATAGAGTGGTTACATCAGTTTGAGCAGCACGACGTAGAAACTCACATCCACCAGCTACAACAGAAAACCTACCAAGCACTCAACCAATTGGATGATATCCTGGTTGTTGGCTATAGACCCAATTCAAGTGTGATTACTTTTGTGATGGACGGTGTTCACCATCAAGATATTGCAACTCTATTAGATCAACAAGGTATTGCCGTTCGTGCTGGCCACCACTGTGCGCACCCATTAATGGATGCACTCAATGTAAAAGGGACTGTACGGATCTCATTTGGTATTTATAACAATATGGATGATGTCGAAAAGCTGATCGCGGCAATAGAGAAAGCCGTTGATATGCTATAG
- the csdE gene encoding cysteine desulfurase sulfur acceptor subunit CsdE, with product MMSFPSSPFGKEINSNDIVAKMQTFSGWEDRYRQVIQWGKKLPMMPDELKSEQVVVSGCESQVWLVSQNIEGVWYFCADSDARIVRGLIALVMAAYDGKTSEQVQAFDIDGYFEQIGLITHLSPSRGNGLKAIVAQIQELSA from the coding sequence ATGATGTCATTCCCAAGCTCTCCATTCGGCAAAGAAATCAACAGCAATGATATTGTCGCAAAAATGCAGACTTTCAGCGGTTGGGAAGACCGTTATCGTCAAGTGATTCAATGGGGCAAGAAGCTGCCAATGATGCCTGATGAACTGAAAAGTGAACAGGTTGTGGTATCTGGTTGTGAAAGCCAAGTGTGGTTAGTTTCTCAGAACATAGAAGGTGTTTGGTACTTTTGCGCCGATTCTGATGCGCGTATTGTCCGCGGTCTAATCGCATTAGTGATGGCGGCATATGATGGAAAAACATCAGAGCAGGTACAAGCATTCGACATTGATGGCTACTTTGAACAAATCGGTCTAATTACCCATCTAAGCCCATCTCGCGGTAATGGGTTAAAAGCGATTGTTGCTCAAATCCAAGAACTAAGTGCATAA
- a CDS encoding nucleoside-specific channel-forming Tsx family protein: MRKSLLTLGLLAAASAPVMAADYSDGDIHKNDYKWMQFNLMAAIDEKGAGPESTHDYLEMEFGGRSGIFDLYGYVDVFNLTSDPGSDKAGAEKIFMKFAPRMSLDGLTGKDLSFGPVQELYVASLMEWGGNSGVNNQKIGLGSDIMVPWFGKVGLNLYGSYYGNDKDWNGFQISTNWFKPFYFFENGSFISYQGYIDYQFGMEDKAGNKFNTNTSNGGAMFNGIYWHSDQFAVGYGLKLYKDIYGFSDGEALPWTQTVDSSGVGHYLAVTYKF, from the coding sequence ATGCGTAAATCACTTTTAACTCTTGGCCTACTTGCAGCAGCTTCTGCTCCAGTAATGGCGGCTGATTATTCTGACGGCGACATCCACAAAAATGATTACAAGTGGATGCAGTTCAACCTTATGGCTGCAATCGATGAGAAAGGCGCAGGCCCAGAGTCAACTCACGATTACCTAGAAATGGAATTTGGCGGCCGCTCGGGAATCTTCGATCTTTACGGTTACGTTGATGTATTCAACCTAACTTCAGATCCAGGCAGCGACAAAGCTGGTGCAGAAAAAATATTTATGAAGTTCGCACCTCGTATGTCTCTAGACGGACTAACAGGTAAAGACCTTTCTTTCGGTCCAGTTCAAGAGCTTTACGTTGCATCTCTTATGGAATGGGGTGGTAACTCTGGTGTAAACAACCAGAAGATCGGTCTTGGCTCTGACATCATGGTTCCATGGTTCGGTAAAGTTGGCCTAAACCTATATGGTTCTTACTACGGTAACGACAAAGACTGGAATGGTTTCCAAATCTCGACTAACTGGTTCAAACCATTCTACTTCTTCGAGAACGGTTCATTCATCTCTTACCAAGGTTACATCGATTACCAATTCGGTATGGAAGACAAGGCTGGTAACAAGTTCAACACTAACACGTCAAACGGCGGTGCTATGTTTAACGGTATCTACTGGCACTCAGACCAATTCGCTGTTGGTTACGGCTTGAAACTATACAAAGACATCTACGGTTTTTCAGATGGTGAAGCACTACCATGGACTCAAACTGTTGACTCTTCAGGTGTAGGTCACTACCTAGCAGTAACTTACAAGTTCTAA